A single window of Leptospiraceae bacterium DNA harbors:
- the gmk gene encoding guanylate kinase, which produces MTIIYPHWRKSRLKVNPRGILYVISSVAGGGKTTLISLLLEKHPDIHFSISVTSRAVRPGDEPGKNYQFVTRDEFERLIEHDYFLEWALVHDNYYGTSKRYIEKEIRKGYKIILDIDVQGFKIIKSKIQTVKSIFILPPSEEIWIQRLKNRGSDSPEVIERRIRNGRKELLLADEYDYRIVNDKLEDSLAQLESILFGESKQEKKSPSNE; this is translated from the coding sequence ATGACAATAATTTACCCGCATTGGAGGAAGAGTCGCTTGAAAGTGAATCCTAGAGGAATCTTATACGTAATATCATCCGTAGCGGGTGGCGGAAAAACAACACTAATCTCCCTTCTATTAGAAAAACATCCTGATATACATTTTTCAATTTCTGTTACTTCGAGAGCTGTTCGACCCGGAGATGAGCCTGGAAAAAACTATCAATTTGTTACTAGAGATGAATTCGAGCGACTCATTGAGCATGATTACTTTTTAGAATGGGCACTCGTTCATGATAATTATTATGGAACCTCAAAACGATACATTGAAAAGGAAATTCGTAAAGGTTATAAAATAATTTTAGATATTGATGTGCAAGGATTTAAAATCATAAAGTCTAAAATTCAAACTGTTAAATCTATTTTTATTCTTCCTCCATCTGAAGAAATTTGGATTCAGCGCCTTAAGAATAGAGGCTCAGATAGTCCTGAAGTCATTGAGCGTCGAATTCGAAACGGACGAAAAGAATTATTACTAGCAGATGAGTATGATTATAGAATTGTAAATGATAAGCTAGAAGACTCTCTCGCCCAGTTGGAAAGTATCTTATTTGGAGAATCTAAGCAAGAAAAGAAATCTCCCTCTAATGAATAG